Within the Candidatus Saccharibacteria bacterium oral taxon 488 genome, the region CATCTCCATCATCCGGTCAGCCAGCGTCGATTTGCCGTGATCAATATGAGCGATGATGCAAAAATTGCGGATACTGGTCAGTGGTTTCATCAGTGCCTCAACTTGCTCATATCAAATCGCGAAAACAGCAGGCGTTTAATTCGCGCCAAAACTGGGTCGATTTCTGGCAGCCTTAGCCACTTGGACAGCGCACCGTACACGACAAAATTGAAAATCGTAATCGCCCCAAACTTGGGCAGCGCCCCTAAAAAGCTGTCATCCGACGCTCGAAATGGAATTACCAACACGCTGACATAGCACGCTACCGCTAGTGGCACTGCGGCCAGCGCCATCTTGGCGACCGCTTTGACAAACGTCGCATCAAACAGCTGTGGCATACGCCGCCCTAAAATAATGCATAAAATCACCACCTCGACAAAGGCCACGATCGACTGTGCCCAGGCTAGGCCGTACGGGCCAAGTTTCACGTAGTAGCCAAGTATCACCGCCAGCGCCACATTCAGCACAATCGCAAAAATCGACACATACATCGGCGTCTTGGTGTCCTGCTGCGCATAAAATCCACGCGCCACCATGTGGTATACCGTCCTGAATAAAATCGCCATTACCAAACAGCCGAGAATGTTCGCCATGACAGGGTCACCATTATTATTGATGAAGTGCACCACGTAGCCACGCGCGAAAAACGTCACCACACAAATCGGGATAATCATCCAAATCACCGTCCTGAGAAATGACCGCAGGTCTCTACGAAATAGATCCGGCCGCTCTGAGGCGAGGCGTTCAGTTAGCTGCGGAAAGGCAGCGTTGGAAATAGCGACGCCGATGAGGTTGATTGGCATCATGTGTAGCGTCAGTGCTTGATTATAACGACGGATAATACCATCGCCCATCCGCGAGGCCAAGTTGACTTCGGCTAGGCTGACCACATAATCCATTCCCTGATCAATCGAGCGCGCCGGCAGCAGCGACAGGACTTTACGAAAGCCGCGATTACGCCAATAAATCTTGAAATCATAATCAAAACCGAGACCGATCAATCCAACCGCACTGACGATGAGCTGCAGCACCGACCCGAGCACCACGCCGAGTGCCACGCCCATGATGCCACCATCAAAGATCTGCCAGCCGAACAGATTGATACCATTGGTAAACCATAGCGTACCGATGATAATCCCGACATTGTACAGCATCGGCGCCAGCGCATAGAAGGTGAAGCGACCGACCGCCTGCTGGATGCTGGCGATCACCGCCGCCACCGCAAAAATCAGCGGATTTACGGCAATTACCCGCATCATACTGACTGCCAATGCGTGGCCAGCCTCGCTCAGCCCCGGCGCGATCAGATATTTCATCAGCGGATCAGCAAAAACGATGATCAGAACACTCGTTACCAGCGTCACCAATGCCATCAAATTAATCATGCTCGAGCTAATTTGCCAGGCTGATTGCTTGTTGCCCTTGATCCACCGTTCGTTAAATACCGGAATGAAAGTAACACTCAGCGCCCCCGACACCAGAATCGCAAACATAAAATCCGGCACCATGAACGCTGCCGTATAGGCGTCCAGCCCGACTGGATAGCCAGCCAAGTGAGCCTTCTCGTTAGGGAAATACGCCGCATTCAAAAAGCGATCGCGCAGCAGCCCCAGCAGGCTCGACAGCAACATTGAGCTTGCTAAAATCGTGGCGGCCAACTTGACTGTCAGCCGCTGATTAATCTTGTTGACAACGTTACGAACACGCCCCATAGCAGTTTATGCGTGCAATTTTGCTTCCTTTGGCAGTTTCGTTCCCGAAAGAATCTCGTCCACCGCCGCTTCCTCCAAGGTTTCGTCTTTGAGCAGCGCCTCAGCCAATTTGTCAAGGAACGGACGATTGGCTTTGAGCACCAGCATCGCCCGCTGCTTGGCCTCGGTGATCAGCTGCGACACTTCCTGGTCGATCAATTTGGCAGTCTCGTCTGAATACGGCCGTTCGCGGGTCATCTTGTCAAACATCAGCCCGCCGTTGTCTTCGTGGAATACTTGATCGCGTAGGCTCTGACCCATACCCTGCTCGATCACCATATCGCGGGCAATCTCAGTGGCTTTACGCAGATCTGAGCCAGCACCCGTAGTAATGCCGTCATCGCCGTAAATAATCTGCTCAGCGATCCGGCCGCCCATCGCCCGCGCCAAGATATCCTTGAACTCATAGACATTGGTGTAGCTCTTATCCTCTGGCGGCAAGAACCAGGTGACGCCGCCGGTACCGCCGCGCGGAATGATCGTCACCTTGTGAACTGGATCAGAGTCTGGCAAGACGTGACCAACAATGGCGTGGCCCGCCTCGTGGTACGCTGTCAGCTCCTTCTCGTGGTCGTTCATAACTTTAGCCTTGCGCTCCGGTCCGATCGCTACCCGCTCAAATGCCTCGGTTAATTCTTCGTTGGTAATTTTCTTCTTGTCACGGCGCGCGGCGATGATCGCTGCTTCGTTGGCGATATTAGCGAGATCCGCTCCCGATGAGCCAGCCGTCTTGGCGGCCAATTTATCCAGGTCAACCGTTTCGTCGGTCGGCTTTTTCTTGAAATGAACTTTCAGAATCGCCTCGCGA harbors:
- a CDS encoding virulence factor MviN, with protein sequence MNQRLTVKLAATILASSMLLSSLLGLLRDRFLNAAYFPNEKAHLAGYPVGLDAYTAAFMVPDFMFAILVSGALSVTFIPVFNERWIKGNKQSAWQISSSMINLMALVTLVTSVLIIVFADPLMKYLIAPGLSEAGHALAVSMMRVIAVNPLIFAVAAVIASIQQAVGRFTFYALAPMLYNVGIIIGTLWFTNGINLFGWQIFDGGIMGVALGVVLGSVLQLIVSAVGLIGLGFDYDFKIYWRNRGFRKVLSLLPARSIDQGMDYVVSLAEVNLASRMGDGIIRRYNQALTLHMMPINLIGVAISNAAFPQLTERLASERPDLFRRDLRSFLRTVIWMIIPICVVTFFARGYVVHFINNNGDPVMANILGCLVMAILFRTVYHMVARGFYAQQDTKTPMYVSIFAIVLNVALAVILGYYVKLGPYGLAWAQSIVAFVEVVILCIILGRRMPQLFDATFVKAVAKMALAAVPLAVACYVSVLVIPFRASDDSFLGALPKFGAITIFNFVVYGALSKWLRLPEIDPVLARIKRLLFSRFDMSKLRH